Within the Papaver somniferum cultivar HN1 unplaced genomic scaffold, ASM357369v1 unplaced-scaffold_132, whole genome shotgun sequence genome, the region AGACTATGTATAAAGGCGGGCACTACTACAATTGTACACGCTGGGAGTTCAAGGATTTATATACTTCATTTGATCTATGTACACATTAATgataggtgtacaattatgtacacattaatgaCGATAAACGAatttacaactatgtacacattaatgaTAGGTGTACAATTAGGTACATCAAGAATGAACAGGTGTACAATTAGGTACATCAAGAAtgaacaggtgtacaactatgtacacattaacaactcGATAACAAAAGGTGATTGTTGCAATTCAACTTCTATATAATTTGAGAAaatgaaaaaacagaaaaaaggtAAACAATTATATACAACCATATACAAATAAATTTATAAGAAAAATCCAAAGACACAAATTCAACAACTATCCTTTAAATGATAAATCACGAAATTAAAGTTAGTACAGAGAAATCATATGACCTTAGGTGTCATGTTAGATGTAGTAGCTACTTATTGTCCAACTTTTGTGTCTTAGTTTTCTTTTATCGAAAGCAGATAAACCAAAAGGCGATGGTGGAAAGTATTAGGATAACAGAAGGAGTGATTGTACTAACAACTGGATGGATTTCTCTATACTGTAGAAATATGAGTCATAAGGTTAAGAACAGAAATTGAACTTCCAGTTAGTAGTCACTAaaatgaattgaaaatgaaaccGATCGAATgcaatttattttcgatataaAAAAACATTCAATTTAACTAGTGCAGAATTCCATATTTCTCTTCGTTTCATATGACCATATTTACGAACATCACATGACAAAAGAGTAGTACTTACAACTAGCAGAGCAAACCGTGGAGGTGGAGACTAAGGAACCATAGATTCAGCAAAAGGATTTATTTCATATCTAAAAATcaataggtgtacaattatgtatacATTAACAAAGAACATGTGTACAACCATGTACACATGTGTATCCATAACATTTATACCCAAATGATTGTATATGCAAGCttagaataccaaataaaatAATTCCATGGGGTCCAACATAATGTACGTATCTTGCTCCTTATGCAAGGAGGACCGTGGATATTTAGATATGTCGAGTGCAATTAAGAATCCTTAATTGAAATGGTAATGGACAGTAGATTTCTTTCTTTGAAACTATAAAAATGCTACGTTCTGAACAGGATTATTTCATATAAACCACCCTAAGTTTATGTTCTGGATCCGCAGAGACGCGGAAACACCGTAATTAGATAGGTTCAACTTTCCTTGTTGGTACAGTTAATAAAAAGCATGGAATGTCAAGTCATATGTCCTAATATGTATTACCTTAAAATGCAATATACTAAAATGCAATATACATTTGTATCATCTAAAAGTCCAATAGAAAATGCGAGTCAACTTAATTAAAATGCAATAACACAACTTTTCGTAATCGCTGGCTTCTTTATGAATTAGTGCCCCAAAAACGTAAGCAACTTCCACTTGGGCCTATGATGCCCAAATTCATTTTCCTATAACTAAAATACAGtttatttgaaatatggaaaGTACACTAATAATCCTTATTCATCTTCCTCGTATAACAAGCACAAAAAAAACTGGAGCACCTTAATGTGCACTACGTAATAactggtgtacaagaaaatacaccCATCTTGTAGAAGTCATTTGTCATAGCTCGGTTTTTACACCATTGACACTGATACCTAAATTTAAGACAAAAATTACTATGACTTGAGTCGCTTGACGAAATAATGAATTTACAACTGGACAccaatttttcatgaattgaatcCAATAAAGAAGAGGTGAGAGAAAAATATAAATGGTTGCACAGATTAGATAGGAATATATGATGCTCAAATATGGAACCTAAACAGAACTAATTAGTGCCCATGATAGATATGCATGTAAGGAACCTAAACAGAAGTAGCTACGGGTTCACATTAAAGATTTCTCCATATAAGAATGCATTGTGCTAAATTTTCATTTCCCAAGGGATACGTACCATGATTCTACATGTAGAAAATCCAACTCCCAGGCGAGTTTGGTCACTTCTGTTACCACCCTGAAAATGGTCATCTAAACAGTCAGATAGACTGTTCGATATCGAACAAATAACAAAAGAAGCTACAAAATGTCGAATTTAGATCATAACAAAGAGAGGTGAACTACTAAAACCTCGTAAACTCTAGAAATTAATAAATTTTTAACCAGTTCTACTCCTAAAATAAGAAATTCCTCAAAACCTTTAGATGTTGGTTTCTTTTGTGAATCTAAAAGATATAAGGCATTCTCTATGGACTACCGATCATCAGTAAATTTGTAAAGATATTAATAAATCTATGTCCTCATAATACCTCAAGGTAACGCAAGTTGTTACCATCAGTCATCAGCAAATTCATCTCTACCAACTACATCAACGTAAAGCAAGAGCAAAGGACTACACAtttagaaaaagaagagaaaaaaaaaaatctgtgaaGTAACATTAGGGAGTGTTTCTCGAGAAAAAcctcaaaaattaaaaattggcACATAGTATTTAAGAATTAGTTTCTCGAAGGAAACTTATCATGGATGTTATAGTTCAGTGCAATAATAAATGAATCTCAAAGATTATTGATAAGCTAGTGTGACCTTAATCGTAACATTTTGTAAAGATGCTTCACAAATCAATCAGTGTCAAAGAGATAAAGAGATGAAATTAAGAGGAATTGTTAGTCTCAGCTTTTAATACGTCAGATCATCATGAGTCTTCATCCTCTAGTTCTCATAATCATCAAAGAAAAATTCGAAGAATAAAAcgaaatcctaaaattttcagaAACGGAAAAAAAAGAAATCTGGAATTACCTGAGATCTGGTAAAATTTGTGGAGAAATTCAATGATCTAACTAATTAGATCTCaaataaaaattgaaattgtTAACCAACTCCAGATAATCGAGCTGAAACGTGATGAatatcaaaaacctaaaacaTTTCGGTGCAGAGCTTCGTCGTCACAGGACAATAAAGAAACCAAAAATGAATTAGAAACCCACATGGTTTCTACATGAAGGTCAATTTTGTCTGATCCAAAAACAAGTTTAGGACTAAATCGTTCAAATAAGAACCGACTCGTTTGagatttggtaaatttggatCAGAGAGTACCACCCTTAAGAGGGGTGGACTAGAGCGTCTAAAGCCCATTAAAAATGGGGCTAAATGTTAATTTTTACAACGCAGAACTCAGTTTCCGAAGCTAACTGGAAGAAATCTCAAAAATCCTTCAATTTCGATTTTCAATGAAAACGAACTTAACAGCtcagaaaaaaagagaagaaagagcgtGAAACTGAACCTTGCGGGTATCGCAAAGGCCACTCTCCTTATAACCTAAAAGTAACTGCCTAGACATATAAATTCAACAATTTGCTTAGAGGAAGGAGAGCAAGGAATTCTAAATTACCATATTTCTCAAGTAGGCATAGCAAACCATAAGAATTCCCATTGAACAAAAGCTAAATCGTATTAATGAATCACCCTAGATATGATTAACATGTGCAATTGTATATACTGTCCAGTCCTGTAAAACAATGTAAATCCCAGAATCCTGTGCCAATAAAGAAACCCAGAGAGATTACGACACACAATGCCTACATGTACAAGCCCGAAGCCAACTACAATTCCATTCAGTGACTGAACTGTTCTATTTTCCATTTCTTTAATAACTCCATCTTACAACGATTAACATGTGACTGCAAAGGCAAAGCGAGACTTAACATCAGCACGCAAAAATAGTGAACCAAGTGGCCCTGAACCCGTAAGGGTACTCAGTTTGTTCCTCTTATTAATCATCTAGCAGCATCACTGCTGTTTGCTGCAGCAACCTTGGTTGGGTAATCAGATAAGTCCATGTCGATAAGTGACATATCATAAGCCTGGGCAGAAGAAATTGTGGTATCCATTAAGAGGGATGATTTCATTGCCTCGTGACCTGTAGATGAATCCTGACCCGTAGTACCAATGGGATTCTGGGGACTGCTGGTTTCAGACGAGGACATGCTGGAGGATAGCTGTATATCATCAATCTTGTTCCCGAACATGTGTTTGTTTCTTCTGACAGCATCCATCTCCTGGCCAGTGGGCACAAAGGTCCGTGATCGATATTTCGTTGCACCCTCATCACCCTCGCTGTGGTTGTATAGTACATAGTCGTGATAAGTAGGGGCGAACTGCAACATatgcataatcatcatcaccaaatTATAAAGGCAAATGGAAATATAATTTCATCTCTTAGGATGGGATTAACCAAAACCTGGTGAACTGTGTCGTGATAGAAGTCGTTGAATTTCAAAGCATGCGCAAGGCTTCCGGTGAAACCTTTACTGGCACCACTGACATTTGCCCCTGCATACTCTTTATATGGAAATGCGTAGAAATGGCCTACAGCAGCAATAAGCATCTCAACACATATTATTAAATTTTGGAATTCAGCAGCCACCTCTGCACTCTTTATTAGTCCAGACTTTGCAGCAAGAAACACCAAAACACCCTAAAAACCACAAAAGAAAACATTTTACTCTTCAGACAGAGTGCTACATTGCTTCTCCTTTGGAAAACAAGAATAATCACCAGCATGGCTTAAAAATTCTCTTATTTGTGCACACGCCTATACAATTACAGGCATTAAATGGGAATTTAATGTATCTTTAAAAGATTTAAAAGAAAAGCTCATTCAACCAATTTAAGACAAGAATAGGATTTAGAGTTTATACCTGCCAATATGTAAGAAAAACAACGGATTTAATCATAACGAACTTTGGGACAGGATTGAATGGTCGAAGCAGATCTCTACATGCTACATAGAACAAGAGCAAGGCAAAGAGCGCCGTTGAATATGATATAGTGTAGATGATGGTGACGTACAGATATGCTTGTTTGGCACTAAAATTTCCATCTTCATATTTTCCTTTGGCGTAGAGTATGAATGTAACTGCAACTAAGATTGGTTTTAGGATAACAAACTGCAAACAGCCTTGCTTGCACCTCCGAATGAAACGACTGCATAAGTTTCAAAGACTCAAAAAATCAATGACATGGTAAAGAAACATAACTACCAAATCTTATCTGTATAAGCAGGATCATACTCACCCATCCAAAGGTATAGGAGGAAAGCAACATGTCATCAGACAAAATGAAGGTTTCAGAAGGCGACCACTTAAACTCAACACAACAGCACCAGGTCCACCAACCCAAGCCAAGCACAATGACAAGAAATTATAGATGACCCATGCCTCATACCTGGAAAAGCCACAACATCAGTTACAGTGTATTCCCAGAAAAACTGCAAAATCTCATGAAGCTCACAATACATATGACGTAATAATTTTCTAAGGATAACAAATGTCAATGGAAGGGGATAAATACATTTAACACGAAAACTGTGAGCTTACATTTATTAACATATTAGCAGTGGTATCACAAGAGGCCTATCATGATAATAGACAGGTAATACTGAACAAACACACTTGTGGACACTCTAACCACTACGTAGAAAAAAATATACATGTTTCTAGGTTCTCTGTGAAGCAGAAATTGTTTAACTTAAGGTATAGTTTTATATTTTCTAAGGGAGACATACAGAGAGGaaatgaacaacaacaacaataagaaAGGAATCATTTGAATATGAGTAGTTTTATTATGTGCAAAGTAGCAAAAGGATGTCAACATTACAAAATAATTTACGTACACTTCTCTAATAGAATTGAAATAGATTGAGCTTCCATTTAACACCAGAGACAGAAAGGACATTAGAGCATGTACCTgcaaagagaaaaataaagaaacataagAAACAAGTTAAGAAAACATACTTGTGGTTGCTTTTACCATTTCATATGATATAACACCTTATCTGGCAAAGACATTGTAATAACCAATTCTAATCAACAAAGGATCTCAATCTGACAAAGTTTATTGCCAATTTGATATCAGCACTGTTTAGACTTGAGGCAGTCAGTTCATCCATATAAGTAGTTCCCATGACAGTTAGGCTACACTGCAAGGGGCTCATATGGGGGGTAAACTACAGCTTTACCTTTGGTGAGCCTCATCCTCACTATGTAGTATGTAGATCATCCTCACAAAAATCTGCCATTTCTAGAACTCCAACCATCCAacctatttattgcaactaatagTAAAATGAGGGATTCGAACACACTCTGTCGTTTCCATTGTTAGATGGTGGAGTCATGAGATTTGGATTGTTTTTGATGAGGATGTTACATGACAAGAGCGTCATCCTCATCATAAACTAATATCCTCAAGCGGGACCACATGTCATTTTAAGGCTTTCACTTTATTGTGAACTATTTAGGAATTAGTAGCCAGAAGTGGAAGCGAGGTCGATAAACGGAATCGAGAATTGTAAAATCTCTCAATAGTTAGAATCGCGCGATGTGAGGGTTCTCAGTTTAATTAGAAGTACTTTGACTACTCATGTACCAAGTTTACCAGATTGgtaagaaagaaagagagaatatTGATTGGATCTTCATAAAAAGAGAAAATAGACACAGTGGGACTAATTGGTAAAGAGAGTGTTCCCTACTTAATCTCAACCGTCATTGTCATACGACGGCTGAGATTGGATAGTAAAACCTGCGAAACCTTTCCCTCTAATagctgttttttcttcttctctcccaTTCTTTCTAAACAAAGCTTCTTCTGATCTCTGTATAGGGGAAAATTGTTTTTAAACTGCTGTATAACTAAACCACTCCAATTAACAGATAAACTGAAAAGGCTAAAGGGTTCCCTAATCTCAAAAGCTAAAACGAACATATACAGATTTGGCGGTGAAAAAGATGATACCTCCACTGCTTATCATTTAAACATTAAGTTGTCAATAGTAAACTAAAACTTTGAATTTCAATGCAAAGTAGCAACAAGTTTTGAACTTTTACTGCTAGAGAagggatcaacataaaatcaaaCACCAGGAATGTGGGGCCAAAAAACTAGACTAACAAACTTTATAATCATGCTTGACTTGTCAATTCTCAGGAACCACATGTGCTTCTAACAGAATAAATGTCATTACTATGTATCACTCTGAAGAATATATACAGCATTCTGAGAGGACTTATCCCAAGGCAAGCCGGAAGGAGTTAGAAGCCAAAACCTTTATGCCACTTGCAAACTAAACCTCGAACACAAATAATACTGTTAACAATTGTTACAGTATATTACCCATAATGTAGACCTAACTCAGTTGAATCAAGTAACCGTATTAAAGTCCTGTATTTGTGCGTAAAAATAACAAATGAACTTATCTCCCAACATTATGATAAAAAAAAGTCAGCTATATTTACAAGAATTTGATTGCTTCTAATTGCATTCAGGTTTATTTTTCTAAACCTTCAATATGGCCACATGGAATTCTGTGATGGTTTTCTTaccatgttggcatgttacttaGCATACCTCTAATCTTTTGCCAGTAATGAGGCGTCACATAAGCCTTTTGAGCATTTCATTTCAAAAATACCATTTCCGAAATTCCCACCATGCATCATTCATCTGGTTTAATTCCAAATATCACATTCCTTACACCTTCCACCAAAAACACATTGTACCATGGCAGAAAAAAATTCCTTACTAGGTAGATCAACATTGGTCAATAAATTTTGGTATTGTGTTTCATACTTGCACGCAACTACCTATAACTTTACTCGGTTGCTTATTAACATCCATTGAATTAGGGTATTTGATATAG harbors:
- the LOC113333111 gene encoding transmembrane protein 184A-like — encoded protein: MAPMLFILLAFPCMVGAIALAMFHIYRHLLNYTEPTYQRYIVRIIFMVPVHALMSFLSLVLNGSSIYFNSIREVYEAWVIYNFLSLCLAWVGGPGAVVLSLSGRLLKPSFCLMTCCFPPIPLDGRFIRRCKQGCLQFVILKPILVAVTFILYAKGKYEDGNFSAKQAYLYVTIIYTISYSTALFALLLFYVACRDLLRPFNPVPKFVMIKSVVFLTYWQGVLVFLAAKSGLIKSAEVAAEFQNLIICVEMLIAAVGHFYAFPYKEYAGANVSGASKGFTGSLAHALKFNDFYHDTVHQFAPTYHDYVLYNHSEGDEGATKYRSRTFVPTGQEMDAVRRNKHMFGNKIDDIQLSSSMSSSETSSPQNPIGTTGQDSSTGHEAMKSSLLMDTTISSAQAYDMSLIDMDLSDYPTKVAAANSSDAAR